GTCAACCTCATGATATGATCCGTCATATAATGTAATTCTAAAATCAGATACCGGATATCCTGCAAGTATACCTGTTTGAGCTGCTTCTTGGATACCTTGATCAACTGCTGGAATATATTCTCTTGGAATAGATCCACCTTTGATTTTATTTTCAAATTCATATCCTGAACCCGGTTCTAATGGCTCCATGATAATCTTAACATGTCCATATTGACCTTTACCACCAGATTGCTTAGCATATTTAGATTCAACATCTGCTTTAGTTGTAATTGACTCTTTATAAGCAACTTGAGGGTTACCTACATTTGCTTCTACTTTAAACTCTCTTAAAAGTCTATCTACTATAATTTCTAAGTGAAGTTCACCCATACCAGAAATTATAGTTTGACCTGTATCTTCATCAGTATAAGTTCTAAAAGTAGGATCTTCTTCTGCAAGCTTCGCAAGTCCTATACCCATTTTTTCTTGACCAGCTTTAGTTTTTGGTTCTATAGCTACAGAAATAACAGGTTCAGGGAAGATCATTGACTCAAGTATAATTGGATTGTCAGGATCACAAAGCGTGTCACCTGTTCCAGTTGATTTAAGTCCTACTGCCGCTCCAATATCTCCAGCATATGCAATACTTATCTCTTCTCTACTATTAGCATGCATCTGTAATATACGACCAATTCTTTCTCTTTTATTCTTAGTTGAATTCAAAACATATGAACCCGACTCCATAGTTCCTGAATAAATTCTAAAGAAAGCAAGTTTACCTACATATGGGTCTGTCATTATTTTAAATGCTAATGCACTAAAAGGCTCATCGTCTGATGATGGTCTTTCTGAAGGCTCTTCTGTCTCAGGAAGTATACCTTGAATAGCTGGAACATCTAATGGTGAAGGCATATATTCAACAATTGCATCAATTAATAATTGAACACCTTTGTTCTTATAAGCTGAACCACAAAGAACAGGAACTATTTCATTAGCTATAGTAGCTTTTCTAATCCCTTCCTTCAATTCTTCTTGTGTTATTTCTTCACCTTCTAAATATTTCATCATTAATTCTTC
This portion of the Senegalia massiliensis genome encodes:
- the fusA gene encoding elongation factor G, coding for MARDYPLKRTRNIGIMAHIDAGKTTATERILFYTGKVHKLGETHEGGAQMDWMEQEQERGITITSAATTAFWKDHRINIIDTPGHVDFTVEVERSLRVLDGSVAIFDAKSGVEPQTETVWRQADKYGVPRMCFVNKMDKMGADFFMSVDTMIEKLKANAVPMQMPIGAEDDFSGIVDLVEMNAKIYKDDLGKEIEVTEIPEDLKEKAEELRENLVEKVSEADEELMMKYLEGEEITQEELKEGIRKATIANEIVPVLCGSAYKNKGVQLLIDAIVEYMPSPLDVPAIQGILPETEEPSERPSSDDEPFSALAFKIMTDPYVGKLAFFRIYSGTMESGSYVLNSTKNKRERIGRILQMHANSREEISIAYAGDIGAAVGLKSTGTGDTLCDPDNPIILESMIFPEPVISVAIEPKTKAGQEKMGIGLAKLAEEDPTFRTYTDEDTGQTIISGMGELHLEIIVDRLLREFKVEANVGNPQVAYKESITTKADVESKYAKQSGGKGQYGHVKIIMEPLEPGSGYEFENKIKGGSIPREYIPAVDQGIQEAAQTGILAGYPVSDFRITLYDGSYHEVDSSEMAFKIAGSMAFKDAMAKAKPVILEPYMKVEVLIPDEYMGDVMGDINSRRGRIENFEDRNGIKAINAFVPLSEMFGYATDLRSNTQGRGNYSMELDHFEAVPKSIAEEIIGK